The Pseudomonadota bacterium genomic sequence ATCTCGCCTGGGATGTGAACTTCTGCGCGAGGTGCTTTCCGACGGGGCAGGCTGGCGCGTATTCACGGTGTCTCGCGGCAACGGTCACGACAGGTGCGACTACCGCAGAGCGCCGCGCCGCGTATCTAGCCCTTTCCACGAGCCCCCACGCCATGCAGCCGTACGCCGCCACCGCGGCGGCCACGCACGCGGCCGCGATCAGCCGCCACGCCAGATCGCCCCGGATCCCGCGGCGTTCGAGAAGCGCGACGGCCGCGCCGAGCGTCGCCCCTGTCACGAAGCCTCCCCCATGGCCGATGTTGTCGACCCGCGTGAACATCGAGAAGACGATTCCGTAGATGACCCACTGCGTGAAGTATGCGCGCTGCTGGGCGTCTCGGTGGAGATGCGCGCGCACGAGTCCGAATCCGATGAGTCCGAAGACTGCGCCGGAGGCACCCGCGCAGTGCGTCATCGGATCTGCGTAGAGGGCCGCGTCGGCCAGACCTGCGCCCACCGTGCTCAACAGGAAGACGCTCACGAAGCGCGCGGCTCCGATCTGGCGCTCGAGCACCTGACCCGCCTGCAGCAGCGCAAGCACGTTGAAGGCGATATGCACGATGCCGATGTGCACGAAGCCCCAGGTGACTGCGCGCCACACCTCGCCGCTCTTGAAGAGCAGGGGAACCATGGCGCCCATCGACCGCAGGGCCGTGTTCGAGGGCGTGAAGAGCGCCGTGGTTCCGAAGCACAGCCCCATGATGGCGTCGTTGAGCAGCAGCAGGCCGATGATCGCAACGGTCGCCCTTACCGAATCGCTCTGCACTGCCTCCGCCGCAGGGCTGTACTTCTCGGTCTGCGCCTTCTGCAGGGCGTCGGTGATGCGACCGCTGCCCAGGCACGACTCGCACGCGGTGTCACAGGCCTCCTGCCCGCTACCCCCGCAGCGGGTGCAGGTGAGGGTCTGCCCGTTGGCCCTTGTCTTGTGTCCCGCCCCGCCGCAGGCCGCGCAGGGCACCTGGCCTCCACCCCGGCACGTGACGCACAGACCGCTGCCCTTGCACCGCGGACACTCCATGGCTCTTCTCTCTCGTCTCCTCTGCACATGCTCAGCCCGGATCGGCTGGTTCGACTTGTTCGCCTTGCGCGCCGCGAGATACTTGTTGCGCGCGAAGAGCGGTGTGCGTTTGTTTTAATGATTCCGTGGCGCGCGCCTCAGCCTATTTTCAGGGGGGCGCGCTATCCTGAGCGTGGTTCGGATGGTGGAAAGCAGGATGTTTCCATGAGTACCACAGACAACGAGGCGCTGCACAGCAGCGAGACCCCCTCACCCGCGGCGACGGAAGCGATGCCCCTGCCCTGGCGCCCGCGCGTGGCGAGTTCACGGCGGGGGCGAGGGGCGTGGCGGAAGCCGTCTGCGAGACCTGACGAGCCTGAAGCAGCTATCCACGAGCGGAGGATTCGGTCATGAACGTCTCCACGGTGTCTCCCTTCTCGTCTCTGTCACGCGCGTCTCATGTGTCCCAGGTGCCTGCGAGCGCAATCTCGTCGCGGGAGGAGGCTCCGTCGAACGATGGGGTGTCCATCTCGGGCGAGGCCGGGCGACTGGCCAGCGGATCTTCCGCTGTGGCCCCACCGGCTGCGAGCGCGTGCGCGAGCGTGGAGGGCAGGGCTTCTTCAATCGCCGGCTGGAAGGCCGCCGCAGTCGCGTTCCTGGCTGCTACGTCGCTGCTCGGCGTCGCGGGGCAGGCCATGGCCGCCACGCCGGAGGCGGCGCCGGCCGCCCAGCCAGCCCAGAGCGAGCTCGTGAAACCGAACAAGCATCTCACGGCCCACCAGGGATCATCACTTGCCGGGCAGACCGCTGCCGCTGTCACGCGCGGGGTGGTCGACGCAGCCAACAAGCTCGCCGTGGAAAATCCTGGTCGGCCCATCACCATCAACATCCGAGATATCACCGTGACCGTGGTAGGCTTCGACGAGGTGGTTGACGCCGAGGTTGATCACGCCCCAAAGACCGACAGCACCATTCCCGCTCCCGCTCCGGCGCCGTCAGGGCAGGCTGCTCCCGGAGCACCCGCACAGCCGGCCGCAGGCGCGCCAGGCGAGATCAGCCATCGCACATTCGACCTCAGCAAGGGTGATCTGCGCATGCGGGCACGCCAGGATCTGCGACCCGCTCCGGCTCCCACGCCTCAGCCGGGCGCTCCGACTCCCGCGAACTAGTCGCAGAATCGAGAGAAATTCACACGCGGCAACAAATCGGCAACAAATGAAACAGCCTGTCAATGCATTTTCACCGTCTGGGCCGTGATTCTATGGGTAGACGGGTTGGGATGACCAGGAGGTTTCCAGATGTTGCTGCGAATCTTGCGCAAGTTGCTGTCGCACGGCTTTCGAGGCGAGCGCCGCATTGCGCCGCGATATGCCGACGGCTCTCGCGTCGAGGTGGAGATGGCGCTGCAGTCATTCCACGGGCGCCTGCTCGACGTGAGCGAGACGGGCGCGCGGCTGGTGAGCGGCACCCGCGTCGACGTGGGGCGTTCGATACTCGTGCGAATCCCTCGCAGCAATGGCTACGGGCATCTCGTTCTTGTCGTGCGGTGGGTGGTGCAGAAGAGCGGTTGCTTTGTCTTTGGCGCCGTGCCCGACGGTCAGTACGCCTTTGCCCAGGCCCTGTTGCGCACCCAGGTCGGTGTGCTGAAGTCGCCGTGGCGGGCTCGCCTGGCGATGTGAGACGAGCAGGCCGACCGCTGAGGCGACGCTGATCGCGCAGGGCGGGCGTGGCGAGGAGCGCTTCTCTTGAGAGGATTCTTGTGGTGGAACATCTGCTTGCGCGCGTTCTGCTGGTCGCGGCATTGAGCGCCTCGCTATCGGGCGCCGCGCCCGCCTCAGTCACCTCGCTGCCGTTCGGACGCCTGCCGGATGGTACGCCCGTGTTGCTCTACGTGCTGAAGAGCCCGCTGCTCGAAGCGCGCATCACGAGCTACGGGGGGCGCATCGTGTCGCTGCGTGTGCCGGACCGCGCCGGACGGGTGACCGACGTCATCGTCGGGCCCGACACCCTCGAGGGCTTCCTGGCGGGCAATCCTCACTTCGGCGGCATCGTGGGGCGATACGCGAATCGCATTGCCCGCGGCGAGCTGCCGCTCGACGGGCGGATCTACACCCTGCCGCGCAACAACGGCGGCAACACGCTGCACGGGGGCGCACGCAGCTATGACGACGTGCTCTGGAACGCGCAGGTGCGCGGCGATTCGCTCGTGCTCACCCACACCAGCCCCGACGGGGATCAGGGCTTTCCGGGCTCGCCAGTCCCACCGTGGTGAACCTCACCAACCATGCCTACTTCAATCTCGCAGGCGAGGCGGCGAGCGACATCCTCGGGCACGAGCTCACCGTCTTCGCTGAGGCATTCACGCCCGTCGACGCGGGCCTCATTCCCACCGGAGAGCTGCGGGCGGTGGCAGACACACCCCTCGATTTTCGTCAGCCTCACCGAATCGGAGAGCGCATCAACGCAGACGACGAGCAGATGCGCAGGGGCAGCGGCTACGATCACAACTTCGTGCTGCGCGGGGGTGTGACCGATGCACCGCGTCTCGCGGCGCGGGCGGTCGATCCGGTCAGCGGTCGCGTGCTCGAGGTGCTCACCACCGAGCCTGGGCTGCAGCTCTACACCGCGAACTTCCTGGGGCCGTCAGACAAGGTTCGCGGCGGCGCCGGGGGCGTGAAGAACGGCGCCCTCTGTCTCGAGACGCAGCACTTCCCGGATTCACCGCATCACGCCCCGTTCCCCAGTACCGTCTTGCGGCCAGGACAGACGTTTCGCAGCACGACCACCTATCGCTTCGCAGCGAGGTAGGCGTGCGCGGGCGTCTATCTCGCTACCAGGGAGGCGCGGCGCCGAAGGCGGTGGCGGGCGGAATGGTGGGCTTGCCGATGAGGTAGTAGGGCACGGCGTTGCCCACCACACCCGTCTCCGCGCGAACCTTTCCGTCGGTTTCCGGCGCCTGGCCCAGGGCGGCGCGGGTTGCAAGGGTGGTCTCGCCGTGGGTGATCATGACCACGGTGCGGCCGGCGTAGCGGTGCGCTGCTGAGTCGAGAAAGCTGTGCACGCGGCGCATGACGTCAGCGCGGCTCTCGCCGCCGGGGAAGCGGTGACGAAACTCAGTGCCCATGCCTTGCGGGGGGCGCCAGCTGTTGGCAAACTCCGGGTAGGCCTTTTGCAGATCGCTCAACGGGTGCGTCTCGAGGCGGCCGAAGCTCGACTCGAGCAGACGCGGCTCGCGGTGCACCTCGAGCCAGGGAGCCACCTTGTCGCGCGCGGCCTCGCCGCCGATGGCGAAGGCTCTGTCCTTGATGGCGTCGGCCAGTATCTGGGCCGTGTCGAGTGCGCGGCTCACCGTGCTCGAGCAGAACACCGGCAGGCGTGTGGGGTCGTCGAGGCAGGCCCGCAGGTAGTCGTCGCCCCCCAGCTGGCGGTAGAGCTCGGCCGCGCAGTCGTGCGCCTGCTGAACGCCCTTTGCAGTGAGCGGGCTCTCGGAGCGGCCATAGAGAAGCGGTTGCCCCAGCTGCTCAGAATCGGCGTTGCTCTGTGACTGCC encodes the following:
- a CDS encoding PilZ domain-containing protein; this encodes MLLRILRKLLSHGFRGERRIAPRYADGSRVEVEMALQSFHGRLLDVSETGARLVSGTRVDVGRSILVRIPRSNGYGHLVLVVRWVVQKSGCFVFGAVPDGQYAFAQALLRTQVGVLKSPWRARLAM
- a CDS encoding histidine phosphatase family protein; amino-acid sequence: MMRVMTTIGSGHYHHGRPAMPLVGQASSRDARLVLSPVPPGCEGVSEADGSIAYHGPSKVAQRLINNQVRLIVVRHGQSQSNADSEQLGQPLLYGRSESPLTAKGVQQAHDCAAELYRQLGGDDYLRACLDDPTRLPVFCSSTVSRALDTAQILADAIKDRAFAIGGEAARDKVAPWLEVHREPRLLESSFGRLETHPLSDLQKAYPEFANSWRPPQGMGTEFRHRFPGGESRADVMRRVHSFLDSAAHRYAGRTVVMITHGETTLATRAALGQAPETDGKVRAETGVVGNAVPYYLIGKPTIPPATAFGAAPPW
- a CDS encoding rhomboid family intramembrane serine protease, which encodes MECPRCKGSGLCVTCRGGGQVPCAACGGAGHKTRANGQTLTCTRCGGSGQEACDTACESCLGSGRITDALQKAQTEKYSPAAEAVQSDSVRATVAIIGLLLLNDAIMGLCFGTTALFTPSNTALRSMGAMVPLLFKSGEVWRAVTWGFVHIGIVHIAFNVLALLQAGQVLERQIGAARFVSVFLLSTVGAGLADAALYADPMTHCAGASGAVFGLIGFGLVRAHLHRDAQQRAYFTQWVIYGIVFSMFTRVDNIGHGGGFVTGATLGAAVALLERRGIRGDLAWRLIAAACVAAAVAAYGCMAWGLVERARYAARRSAVVAPVVTVAARHREYAPACPVGKHLAQKFTSQAR